CAATTCCCATACCAATGAAAATAATATAGAGCTCGTTCAAAAACATAGCCCAGGTAGCATCCTTTACCGTATAAACATGTAATACGACAACCATACTTGTGACAAAACCACCCTGGATGTGAGCTCTGACAAGGATTGGAACAAATAATAAAATAAATAAGGAAAAAACAATGGGATAATACCCTAATACTTCAAACAACAAAGCACCAAGAATCAAAGAAGAAAGAGAGGCAAAGAATTTATCCTTCATTGTAATTAATGTCTTTTTCTTCGTTTTCTCGATACACATAATAACAATAATTCCTGCAAATGTTGCAAATTCCAATTCCAATAAACTCGCAATCCAAATTGCCAGCCCTGCTCCTACAGCAGTCTTTATCGTTCGATAGCCCATACCAATCATGGAAGCACCATCCTATTATTTTCTATATTGCAGGTTATCTGTTTTACACACATTCGTGTTGATTTAAATATATGTACAATTTTAGACACGATAACCGGATGAAATCAGCTTTGATGAGTCTCAATCCATTTGTAGTGTATTCTAAGAATCGTTTTCGGGGTATTCCTCGAAATTCATCTGCCTATAGTTTAACACGTAGATAATGAATCGTGATATATATCTAACGCATTAAGATGGAAACACGTACCTTGTGTCGTCTCGATGTAGATGTCTTTATCGAGAATGTCCGAGCGCAAGACTTTCCAAATTTATAAAGGACCTGGTTCTGAAAAAATCTGAAATGTCTTAGAAACTGTGGTCGCCCCTATTAAACATAGCCAATTGAAAAAGCGAATACCCTTATAGGGTGGAGTGTCCGGCGTTTGTACCTTTAGTTGACTTCCCTTGCTTCCATGAAACCATCAGCTAATGGATTTTTAATTTCAGGCACCTGTGCACGACACTATTCCAGCAATTCACTAGAATTACATATTTATAAGGAATCTCTTTTTTGAAGAATAAGAAACTAGTTAGTCGATAGTCCTTATTTCACAGTAAGAGCCCCTTTTTTATTTTTTTAATTTCTAATCGTCGTATAATGGAAAAAATATACTATTCCGCTCCTTTGCAGCTAGTGGGTACCCTTATTAAATTTTCTGGTTAAAACAATTGGGCTTTGGGAATGGAATAAAAAGGAGTTGGATTAAATGGACACGTTTTTATATTTTCTTTATGCTGCTTTATATGCGACATTATTGATCTGGGGATTATACTGCATTAGAAAACAAGATTTAGCAAGATGGACTAGTGTTATTTATATAGTAATATTGCCGCTTATTTATGATAACTTGCTATTGGCAACAGGTAAGTGGATTGGTGAAGGAGAGTTACTTGAAAGCTTAAACTTCTCTCGTTTTTGCTTACATGCTTTAATAACACCCTTGCTTGTAATGTATTCGATTGGTACGTTACGGGAAAGTGGAATTGAATGGGCAAAGAAAAAGTGGCTAGTACTATTAGGTATTCTTTATACATTTGGCTTAATAGTATTAGAATTTTCGATAGAAGTTATGGGGTTGGAACTTGAAGTAGTAAAAGAATACGGAGTCATCAGCTATTCAAATGTCGAAGAAGCGACAGGTCCTCCTATTATGGTGTTATTAGTTACACTTATTCTCATTGTGGCAAGTGCGATCTTATGGAAAAAAACGAAATGGCCAGTTTTCTTTATAGGTGCCGTTGTTATGACGATTGGAAGTGCTGTACCTATAAATGTAGATAGTGGAGCAGTGACGAACGCATTTGAGCTATTTTTGATATTTACATTGATTTGGACCAAAAGAAGATTGATAACAAAACATTCTTCAAAATGGCCCGTTTGGTGAAGAGCTACCTATATAACGATACCACATTTTTCCATTTATAAGGCGTTGGAAAAATGCTACGTATCAGATGTTTCTACTACACTTTATGGTCCCGATACGACATAAAAGAGATCGTCGATGACGATCTCCTATTGTTCAATTAATATAGTTTACATAATGTTGCACATTGTATAAAGGATGCTAATATATCAAGCATGCCTGCTTTTTTAGTATTCCTCATTCAATCACATATGCGTGTCGATCGAATCATATATAGTTAGGATGAACTTCAATTTCATGGATTCGTTCTAGTATCCATGTCCTGTTACTTTGTGTGTTCTAAAATAAACTTACCCACTTCAATTGCACAATCCTCACTTTGAGGATAGACTCCTACATTATCAGCATATGCGTGTCCAAAGCCTTTATATAACACCGTTTTCGTTTCTACTCCTGCCTTGGCTAACTTTACTGCATAGGCTAGGCTTTCTACTTTGAGAAAATCATGCTCGCCTACTGTAATAAAGGTTGGTGGTAAACCCTTAGGATTCTTCTTATATGGTGTTAAATAGTCATTATCTATTTCTGTAGTCCCTAATATATCCCCTAATGATGCTAGTGAACCAAACATGTCTAACATCATTTTTATACCCGATCTATGTTTAGGAGACATCTCATATTCATCAATGCTCCATTTATAATACTCATCTTCAATTCCAGCCATATTTACTGTCGGGTAAAGTAATAGTTGACCCTTAACCATTCCTAATCCATCTTCCATATCCCTAGTTGTACAATATTGCGTTAAATTTCCTCCTGCACTATCCCCCGCAACAAAAATATTACTCCTATCTCCACCTAAACTTTCGGCATGATCATAAATCCATTTTAAAGTAGAATAACAATCTTTATGACCTGCCGGGTATGGATTCTCTGGTGCAAGCCTATAATCGACAGACACTGCAAGTATATCTGTATTCTCTACTATTAACTTCACAAACTCCTCAACAACATCAGGGGAACCTCCAAAGAATCCCCCACCATGGATGAAATATAAAACCTGGGCATTTTTTCTGATTGTTTCTGATGTGTAAATTCTTATCGGAATCTGATTCCCGTCTTCTCCTGTCACTTGTCTATGTTCTATTTCAATATTCTTTTTAACGATAGGATTACTTTTTACCCCATTAAACATTTTCCGGAGCTTTTTAATTCCTTTTGGCGAAATGTCCATCTTCATTAAAAATTTCGGCATATATTTCATTAATAAAAGCTGATTTTTCATATCTTTATACAGACGTGGATCCATTGCACCTTTTTCATCACTGTCTGGCAAGTTTTTAACAAGAACCTCTACGCCCTTTAGCATAATGGTTTCTTCACGTTCAACAAGCTTATCTAATAATTCTTTTGAATATTTTCTTTCCATGACCATAAATACACACCTCTTTTTTTCAGATTATCTTATATATGTCTTTACACGTTCATCCGTAATAACCCTATTGTAGTCCATACCGGCAGTAGCAGTGAACTTTCAGCCGGACGGATTTCATGCATTACAAAAAGCAGACATGTTCGGCATGCCTACTTTTTTAGTATTCCTCATTCAATCACATATGCATGTCAATCGATTCATATATCTCAACATGAATAATTGGGCCCAATTCATGAACACGTACACCGATATTTATAAGATCAGTCTTGTTATGGTCTGGTAGCCTAATATCGAAGGAGCCTCTTTTCTTTCCTGCAGCATGGAACATGTTGCTTCCCGCATCTCTTGTGATTACGGCAATCTGCTCAGCATCTTTTGGAATTACGTGCTTTCCTATGTTGTAGTCTGCTCCCAGATCCACTGATGCAGTCGGCTTTTCCTCAAGTGTACGGATGCCATAATAAAAAGACGGAGCGGAACTTACCGCTTCGATCCCGTACCGTACTTCTTCTCCACCGACGAAACGGACAGTGGCAATATATTGACCCGGCTTATCGATCGCGATACGGATATTATTATAGTTACCTTCAGCATCGGTCTGGTCGGCATCGCGGCAATCAGAGCGACTGAACGAGAGACATTTTCTGAACTCCGCATTGTCAGACAGCTTCTTTCCGTCCATTGTGGAGAGCGAAACGTTCAGGACCTGTTCTTTATCCCTTACATCGAGAACTGCTGGTGTAGTGAGAAAATCGTCTGTCTCCTCTAGCGTCAACTTTAGGTTGCCATCCACTTCTTTGATATGCACATAATACTTTCGGTAGTATTTTTTATCAGGATTTCCTGAATACACTAAAGCGACACTGAATGTACCCGTCCCTTCTTGGAGCGGGACTAAGTGGATCTTATCCGAAGTACTGCTATTTGGTTTATTGCTTCCGACAACCGCATTGAACAAACCAGAATCTTCATGATTTGAATCGTACATTTTAAACTGTTCCCATTTGTAGTCGCTTGCCCGCACCGTAACAATCGGTAACTTCGCTTCTTCCGTCGTTCTCAACATTTTGGCCGCTTGTCCTCTTGTGACGGACTGGTTCGGGCTGAATCTGTCAGGAGACGTTCCTGTCGTGATGCCAAGTCTATAGATGATCAGAATGCTCCGATCATGACCTGTCCCTCGTTTAACATCTTCGAATGGACTTTTATACGAGTTGAAATCATAACGCGGCAGATCGAACGCTTTAACAAGTATCGAAGCCATCTGTCCACGCGTGATAGTATCGTTCGGACCGTAACGTCCATCTCCGTATCCACTTATAATGCCTTTTTCCACCAATGCGGCAATCGCTTTATAGTAGCCGTTTGCTTTCGGGACATCTTTAAACCCCGGATCCTTCACTTTAGAAGTGTCCAATTTGATCATCTTTGCGATGATCGCAGCCGCCTGTCCTCTCGTGATAGTATTACTGGGTCTAAATGTGCCGTCCGGATAGCCTCCGATAATATTGCGTTCTGCCAGATCATAAACAGATTCTGCAAAATGCTTTGATAACGGTACGTCTGAAAATCGCTCTGTGCTTGCGGCAGACGTGCTGGATAAAGTCAGGCTGCATGTCAGCAATAGCACGCCGACTACTGTAAGAAGTTTCTTTATCATCCGCTATCTTCCTCTCTTTTCTGTTAATAGGTTCCATTATATAGGAAGCTACCTCCTAAAACTACCGTCTTTCCGATTATGCTGTGTTTGCTTGCACTCATTCACCCTATTAAAATTGAGGTGCCAGTCACTCAAACTTTCCAGCTATATATCTTTTCTGTATTGGTGTTCCTTGAATGAATAACAGCTTATTCTTGGTTAACTAATAGATAAGTAGTTATAACCGCAAACACCCACATTTCTGTAAATTTTTGTGAATAAAAAATCCTCTTAAGTCATGTAGACCTCAAGAGGATTTCCCTATTGTTAACTTTGGCGAATATATGGTGAAGCAATATAGCCTGATATGGTCTTGCCTTTCTGAACTGCACGAACCGGATACCAAACAAACAGGTTGGTCGAATTTTTTTGTTTATCGTATACAGGAGCCCCGATAATTGTCATTATATCCACCAAAGTCGTTGGAATAAGTGTAGCTTTGGTATTTGGGTTTGCGCGCATGCCCGACGCAGTATAGGTAACTACATCGCCAGCTTTCAATAACTCCTTAGACACTGTTGCTTTTTTAGATAAGCTCAGTGATTTCTTTTTGAATTTTATTGTATTATTCATATCATAATAGAAGTCGTCTTTCGTCATTGCAATCGATTTAATATTTGTCGCAACTAATCCATTTTCACTTAACTCTTGATACACTTTTTCCTGGTAAGCTGTGCCGTTTCTTTTACCCGTTGCTTGATAAAACGGGCTATTCACTGCCTTTGTCCCGTTATAAGCCATGATCGCAAAATACCAGCTTTCGAGATTTTGAGGATTGTGATTGGCGACTTTAGGTAAATCACTTCGCTTGAAATTTTTCACTAAAAAATCAATGCCTGCTTTAATATTATAAGGTAAATCATATTTCAAACGTTCCTCATCATATCCCTCTGTATTTGTTATTTGCATCAAGCCAATCCCACCATCGGCCGTAATAATAGGTTCTCCACTAGCATCGAAATGCTTCCAGTTATTACTTTCTACAGATGCAACTGCTTTGACAATTTCCGGCGGAATTACCGAAGCTGATTGCTGAGCAGCTTTCGTGATTAAACAGTTCATCGTCTGACGATCAGGATTCGTACGACTCTCCGGATTATATCCACATACATTAACAGCTAAGCGAAATTCATCATTCTTTGCCCTTGCTAAAAACCCTGAGAAATCCGCTCGTGACACTAGTTTGTCTGGTCGGAAGGTTCCATCAGAATGACCTTGTGCTACACCCGCTGCAATCACTTTTCGAATCGATGAAAAGGCTTTTGAACTCACCGTTATATCGTTAAAAGGGATCAACTCTTCATCAACCATCGAGAATGCACTCGCAAGTAAAATGGCCATATCAGAACGTTTGACAGGATCATTCGGATAGAACTTTCCTTCTTTATTACTCGGAACAATGCCTTTTTCATAAGCAGATTGAATGGCACCCGAAGCTATGCTTGAACTAGCTACATCCGAAAAAACAGTTTTGCGTTTCGTCGTATTTAAACCTTGCGTTCTGGCAATCATTAAGATAGCTTCTCCACGCGTAACATTTTTATCGGGCACAAAACGGTTATTGTCATCGCCTTGTATAATACCCTCATCATATAAATACATCATGTGTTGATAAAAGGGATGAGTAGTTTTAACATCAGAAAACCCTTCAGCTTTAGCTACTTCCCCACTCCCTATAAATACCAACATCATAGACAATAATAAAACTATCGTTTTTTTCAAAGTAATCTCCCCTTTCAACTAGACTACTATAATTTACAAATAATTGAAAGTCGAGGTAGTTTGATAGCTTTTGTGGTTGAACACTTTACGCGAAAGACTCCTGCGCATGGTTTAGTTATGACAATTCAATGGTTTGGACAGAGCAGAGAGAAGCATGTCATATAAGGACGTAAGAGAGGGACTGAATCTAAGAAAACGAGGTACCCAATTGGTAATGAGTGTTAGATAAGCTTTCTAGTTGATTTTGAGTTCTTCCCAGTGAACTGCTAACGACATCCTGGTAAATTGGGGAATAGATGGACACCATCTTCTCTGTACTTACCACTTTACTTACTTGATTTATATCATTTCCTTTTACAGCGAATTTCCCACCGGTACTTACCCAGCCAGCGATTGGAATCATCCATTAACAATTAAAATACGCCTTCAAGAAATCAAAAAACGATGACCAAGTTTCCTTTAGCTCTCCTTTTAAAAGCAGTTCATCTCCACCCTCAAAATTAACTATATAAACTTTATCTGTTACAGTATCCAGCACTAATACAGCATTTGCAGACATTTCACTTAAAACCAGATACTGCTTCGGAAAACCATGTTCTTTTCTAGAAATGAGTGTGTATGTTTCAATATTAATTTCTTCATTTGCTATATCTAATAATTCAAAGGGTACATGCTCTTCCCAAAAAGGTCCTGCATACTGGATATAAAATTCTTGGAAAGTATCTGATACGTTTACACCTAGCCTTATTAAAGCATCCTGTACTAGATTGCTATCTTCACGTTTATATATTTCTTCTCCTAGAACTTCATCTAGTCTCACAGGCAAAATACTCATGTTATTTTCCTCCTATAGTTTCTTCTCCTCTTATTTTCTAATAATTAATAGAATCTACTTTTTGAAATGCACCTCTAATTTCTCATCCATTGGATAAAATGGGTTTAACTTTCCTTTATAAGGATGTAGTGGAGCTCTTTTAGCATTACTTATATTATGGTACCTAGTTGAAGCTTCATATAATGGCCCAACACCTTTTTGTTGTGAATGATGCAACGTTGCATCACTACTTGCATCATCAAGAATAGGAGCAAGTCCGTATTTCGCAGATGCTTCAGCATTTGTTAACCCGCGACCTTTTTTAGCACCTTTTGTTCGGACCATAGCCCAATTAATATCTCCACTTTTGATACTCATAGGAATATCCATTTTTGCGGATGGCATATTGAATGTAAGGATATTTGGCGCACCCAATTGATAATGAGTGTTAGATAAAATATCTAGTTGATTTTGAATTTTGCCTTGTGGACTGTTAACGACATCCTGGTAAATTAGGGAATAGATGGACACCATCTGCTGCTTCACCAAAAACAGGTACAAGCCCTGCAATATCTAATCCAACCTGTAAATAATCTAGTAATTTGTTTTCTTTGGGTTTGTCGACTTGAACGAACTCTTCTGTTTTATATTCAACTTTGGAAACAACTTCATAGAAAACTGTTTTGCCTACAAGATACTCTTTAATGAGTAAACCATTTTATACTCATGATATTTTATATTTCCCTCTACGTTTTCTTCAATAGTAGTTACTTTCTTTCCTTCAAGGGTTTGAAAAGTCGCTGCAGTAATCACCGTACCGATTAACTGTTCTTGTTCCTTCAACCATGGATTTAAGTACACTTTTTGGAAAAGTTCCGTTCTAATTTCACTTCTAAATGAAAGGACATCCCATTGGCTCGGGATGAAGTTTATGTCCTTTACCCCTGCCCGAAACAGTCCCTCCATATCCGTAAGCCACGTGTTCATCGTCTGCAAATCTTGTTCAATGGGATTCAGTGCGGAAGTCTGTGTTACATCAAATTCATAAAGTTTTAAGATGGTATCATCTAAGTGGGCCAGTCCGACAATATCACTTACCTAATCCATGATACTGTTTGCCTCATCCGTCAAACTAGCGGTGAGATGACCAATAAGCGTAAGTCCCTGTTCTAGCTCGCCCTCTAGGATTTGTTCTACTATGTAACCGGTTGAATCAGATTCGAGTGAATGAAGCGCCGCCTCCATCTGGTGAAGCACTTAGTACTACCGATTTCATCGGTAGTTTGGTCGCATATTTTAAAGCAGTTGCTTGAAGGGATAATGAAAAGTACCAAGTTATAAACGACTCGGAATCGTTTATAACTTGGTACTTTTTTTGTCATTGCAGAATGGCAGCAATAAACCTTACTTAGATTAACTATTTAATAAATGTCCGTAAAAGTATTTCCCACCAGATTTCCAATCCATTTCTGAAAGATCTTCTACGTAATTAAGCAATTGCTTAAACTTCTCATCATTAATGACTGTATTATACTCAACAGGGCATTTTACCCCACTCCAAATTGATAATAGTGTTGGTATTAAATCCCTCCCTAAAGGTCTACTTTGATTCATTGATGCTACAGATGCTTGAATCAGTTCTTTTGCTAAAGCGCCTGGGAAGGAAGGCTCGCTAAAATAATAATATAAACTATCATCAATACTTTTTAGTAAATTATTATATAACTGACCAATTTCTTCAACCGAGGCATTTTCACCAATATCCTTCGTATAATTCAAATATATTTCCAAAGTATTTCTAATCTCTACTTCTATATTTGTATCCTCCCAATCTTCAAGTAGTACTAAAAGAAGAGGTATTACATTATAGGACATAGTGTCTATTGCACACGATGCAAAAGTTGAGATAGTGTCTTCAGAGGCATTTGATAAGAACTCAAAATTACCGGTCTCTAACAAATCTTCATGTGTTAAAATAGAGCAAAATAGCCTCACACCTAGATTCAATACATTTTCTTCTTCGGATGAGTTTAATAATTGAATTAATAAACCTTTTGCAGAAAAGTCTCCTACCTTTAATAATTCATTTATTACAAGAATACAGTCTTTCTCTGTAGAAATTTTTAGAAGTAATTGTTTTAATTCTTCAATTTCTTCTTTACTACTTTTTGAGCCATACCATATACTGTTCCTCAAATTATCAGGCATATCCTTTCATTCTCCATTCCACCCAATTCTCTCATTCCTTTACCTTTCTGTGATGGTATCACTTTATTCTGGAAAACGATAGCGGCAGTATGTTCAGTATTATTACCAAATACAAAAAAATTTTTCATTTTGATGTATTTTTAGTACTTTTGCATTTTCTTTACCTTATCCATTTTGATGATAAAATCCAAATTTCTCTCTCTTTATTGTAGATTCACCAGTAAATTTAATATTGAAATTAATATTAACACCATCAGACCAAAGACATTGAATATGATGACCTTTTTCTAACTCGTCTTTCCTATTCAAGGCATTATACTCTGCTCTAGCTTTAACTAAATCATCACCTTGCACAATAGTAGATTCTGCTGGATATAAATCGTTTCCTTTTACAGCGAATTTCCCACCGGTACTTACCCAGCCAGCAATGGAAATCATTGCTCCATGCGCTTTCAATAATTGCTGGGATTTGCCATTCTTGAAACCATATTCTTTCTACTTGTATTGACTGACGGAACAATACCAATCCGTATCATAATGGAAAATGACAAGAGTAAAAGTGGATTTTATAGTTTTGAATAGAGGAACCTTACGCTGAAAAGAAGGACATTTTTAAATGCCCATGCATCAAACTTTCATGTTTGATGCATGGGCAACTGGTTTTTGATATTATATTTTTATTCGTCGATGCTGGGTTGATCCTTCATCCAATTAAGATCATTACCCGACGGATTTTGAAATAAGCGAAGTCCAAATTGATCCACAACTGCAATTAGATGATCAAACGTATTTGCCTGTACATTTTCATGGACAGCCCATTGCACACTCTTGGTAAAAGCATAAATTTCTAATGGCAATCCGTGCTCTCCAGGAGCTAGCTGACGAACCATCAACGTCATCTCTTTATGAATGCCCGGATGCTGTTTTAGATATTCAATGATGTATGCTCGGAAGACGCCAATATTTGTTAGCGCTCTTCCATTCACCCGATTGTTGCGGTCGACATTATTTTTGCTATTCGATTCCTCTATCTCACGTTCACGCTGAACAATATAATCCTTCAAATAATGGATGTGTTTAAATTCCTCAATCATTTCCTTCGTGCAAAATGTAATACTTGTCGTGTCAATATACAAGGCGCGCTTAATACGTCTACCGCCAGATTCCTGCATCCCTCTCCAGTTAATAAAAGAATCGGAGATCAACGCATAACTTGGGATCATCGTAATCGTGCGATCAAAGTTCTGCACCATTACCGTATTCAAGGAAATATCAATGACATCCCCATCTGCTCCGTACTTCGGCATTTCAATCCAATCGCCAACGCGGACCATATCATTGGCGGATAACTGGATCCCCGCAACTAGTCCTAGAATCGAATCTTTAAACACCAACATAAACACTGCCGAAAGAGCACCTATTCCACTAAGTAGAATGACCGGGCTTTCTCCAATCAGTGTAGCAATCACCAAAATGGTCCCTACGATAAAGACTACAATTTTGGCAACTTGGATATAGCCTTTTATCGGCTTCGTTTTTGACACTTCGTACGTTTGATAAATGTCATTACAAACGCTTAATAACCGATTAATTACATTTAATGCGACAATCATAATATACGCGAGCGCTAACGTTTCGATTGCCTTTTGATAAGTCGGGAAAGACGATGCAAAAGAGTAAATAATAATCGCAGGAACAAAATGAGACATTTGACGGAAAACGTTTCTTCTCGATAAAATACTATCCCACTTGAACTTGTGCTTGCTTAAAATATGTGTGATAAAACGGATAATCACCTGTTTAGTAATGAAGTTTGCAATGATACAAAGTACTACGATAAAACTAATCAAAATGACAAAGGAAATACTGTCAACCCATGTCGAATCCACGCCGTATCCTAAAAGACGATTTCGGATAAAGATCATTTGTTCCACTCCTAATCTGTCGTGAATTTTGTTTATAACGTATTAATATGTAACGCTTTTGTATTGTAATTAAGTATATAAGTATAACAGAATCCATTAACTTTTACCTTCATTCTGTTTTATGATGACAGTATTCAATGCATTTCCGCAGTACTCATTTATAAAGTCTTGTTCATCAACAATATTGTTTTAATCATACTATACTTGCCATCATTCTATCTGTTTATGAGGAAATAGAATAAAGAAGTTCCATGCTAGCACCAAGGTTTTTGTAAAAATGAAGGCATTAGTAGTTTACCCAAATAGCAAAGCTAACATTGAGATCGTGAAAAAAACTTGTGGTCCTTACAATCCATTGAACCATTAGTAGGTATTGAATAGTGCGACGTGTGCAAGGCTGCTAAAAAAGTGCTCTCTCCATCAAATTGTGACTGAAAGTTTCCATTGAAACCGCTTCGGCGCTTGCTTATGGCTTCGGCTACCCGGTGTCCAGTTACTGGACACTTGTAAGGCACCTTCGCTGGATCTACTTACGTATTTTACTAAGTCACTAAAAAAGTAATGAGGACAACGAAAATGAGCCATTCCACGATAAAATCGGGGAATGGCTCATTTTATTATTGTGAATTTCAAGTAACTGTGCACGACGCTATTCCGTCAAATCACTACAATTACATTTTTATAAGAAGTGGATTAGGTATTTACTTCAACATCTATCCCTTTTTTATTTTCATACAATTGTGCTAATTGTTTGTTATTGTTTGTTGCACATGTACCTTAAAATTAAGTTTATGAATTAATCATTGTTCACTCGACTCGTCTTATCTAAAACTGAGTTTCTTGTTATTCAATAGGACCCATGAATTCAGTGGCAATTAATATATGCTCTATTAGTTTCACTGTTTTTAGATTTTCAGCTTTTTCTGTTCCACCTAATCCTAATAAAGGGGTGTATCCAAAACACTCGTCATAGTTAGGGGCACTATATTTACTAGTCGCTTCAGGATAAGGCTGCCACATTAATTCATCGTTCATAAAGTCATTATCTTTTAAATCATCAAAAAAGAATTCAAATCCGGATGAAACAACATTAACATATCCTTTCCTAAAGTTTAACAAATTTACATACTTATCTTTCTCCCATACTATAATATCACCCATTGCGGTTGTAAAAATAGGAATCGCTTGCTCATACCTTAGGTAACTTCTCTCTAAAATATCTAAATAATCGTCTGGATTAATAACTTTTAAATAGTCATTTACGAAACTACCAAAACCATATTTTCCCCATATTTCTATTAGCTCTTCAGGAAGTTTATCCTTATACTTCAAAATAACATCTTCATCAACAGTTTCATGTTTAATAAAATCGCTAAATATAGTTTCCACTTAAAAATCCCCCTTTGATTATTCAGTTAATTTCACATTTAAATAATTATTCTTTAGCTGCTCAGGTGTCATATTCTTAGCAATTCCCCTTATTTGATCATCAACAACATCAATCCTATATTTCCATTGAGTACCAATGGAGGAATTTACTCTTTTATCCCCCAAACCTCCAATAATGTTTGCTCTTCCTCCAGCTATTTGATCTGGAATATGGAGTGCTGCTTTTGTTCCCATCCATTCTGAAGCTTGCTTTGTCGCATCCGCTCTGGAAAGTCCTTGTTTTCGCAGTTCAGTAATTTTGTCTTTAAGCGCTTCTTGTCTAGCCATTTTTTGAGCTGCATTTCCTTCTATTGCTCTACCTTCGGCAATATATCTTTCTCTATTTATTAGATATTCGTCAACCGTTAACTCATTCATACCTTTTTCTTGGTCTTTTAATTGTCTTGTAAAC
This region of Sporosarcina sp. ANT_H38 genomic DNA includes:
- a CDS encoding SMI1/KNR4 family protein — encoded protein: MSILPVRLDEVLGEEIYKREDSNLVQDALIRLGVNVSDTFQEFYIQYAGPFWEEHVPFELLDIANEEINIETYTLISRKEHGFPKQYLVLSEMSANAVLVLDTVTDKVYIVNFEGGDELLLKGELKETWSSFFDFLKAYFNC
- a CDS encoding mechanosensitive ion channel family protein; the encoded protein is MIFIRNRLLGYGVDSTWVDSISFVILISFIVVLCIIANFITKQVIIRFITHILSKHKFKWDSILSRRNVFRQMSHFVPAIIIYSFASSFPTYQKAIETLALAYIMIVALNVINRLLSVCNDIYQTYEVSKTKPIKGYIQVAKIVVFIVGTILVIATLIGESPVILLSGIGALSAVFMLVFKDSILGLVAGIQLSANDMVRVGDWIEMPKYGADGDVIDISLNTVMVQNFDRTITMIPSYALISDSFINWRGMQESGGRRIKRALYIDTTSITFCTKEMIEEFKHIHYLKDYIVQREREIEESNSKNNVDRNNRVNGRALTNIGVFRAYIIEYLKQHPGIHKEMTLMVRQLAPGEHGLPLEIYAFTKSVQWAVHENVQANTFDHLIAVVDQFGLRLFQNPSGNDLNWMKDQPSIDE
- a CDS encoding S-layer homology domain-containing protein, which encodes MIKKLLTVVGVLLLTCSLTLSSTSAASTERFSDVPLSKHFAESVYDLAERNIIGGYPDGTFRPSNTITRGQAAAIIAKMIKLDTSKVKDPGFKDVPKANGYYKAIAALVEKGIISGYGDGRYGPNDTITRGQMASILVKAFDLPRYDFNSYKSPFEDVKRGTGHDRSILIIYRLGITTGTSPDRFSPNQSVTRGQAAKMLRTTEEAKLPIVTVRASDYKWEQFKMYDSNHEDSGLFNAVVGSNKPNSSTSDKIHLVPLQEGTGTFSVALVYSGNPDKKYYRKYYVHIKEVDGNLKLTLEETDDFLTTPAVLDVRDKEQVLNVSLSTMDGKKLSDNAEFRKCLSFSRSDCRDADQTDAEGNYNNIRIAIDKPGQYIATVRFVGGEEVRYGIEAVSSAPSFYYGIRTLEEKPTASVDLGADYNIGKHVIPKDAEQIAVITRDAGSNMFHAAGKKRGSFDIRLPDHNKTDLINIGVRVHELGPIIHVEIYESIDMHM
- a CDS encoding alpha/beta hydrolase, translating into MERKYSKELLDKLVEREETIMLKGVEVLVKNLPDSDEKGAMDPRLYKDMKNQLLLMKYMPKFLMKMDISPKGIKKLRKMFNGVKSNPIVKKNIEIEHRQVTGEDGNQIPIRIYTSETIRKNAQVLYFIHGGGFFGGSPDVVEEFVKLIVENTDILAVSVDYRLAPENPYPAGHKDCYSTLKWIYDHAESLGGDRSNIFVAGDSAGGNLTQYCTTRDMEDGLGMVKGQLLLYPTVNMAGIEDEYYKWSIDEYEMSPKHRSGIKMMLDMFGSLASLGDILGTTEIDNDYLTPYKKNPKGLPPTFITVGEHDFLKVESLAYAVKLAKAGVETKTVLYKGFGHAYADNVGVYPQSEDCAIEVGKFILEHTK
- a CDS encoding S-layer homology domain-containing protein yields the protein MKKTIVLLLSMMLVFIGSGEVAKAEGFSDVKTTHPFYQHMMYLYDEGIIQGDDNNRFVPDKNVTRGEAILMIARTQGLNTTKRKTVFSDVASSSIASGAIQSAYEKGIVPSNKEGKFYPNDPVKRSDMAILLASAFSMVDEELIPFNDITVSSKAFSSIRKVIAAGVAQGHSDGTFRPDKLVSRADFSGFLARAKNDEFRLAVNVCGYNPESRTNPDRQTMNCLITKAAQQSASVIPPEIVKAVASVESNNWKHFDASGEPIITADGGIGLMQITNTEGYDEERLKYDLPYNIKAGIDFLVKNFKRSDLPKVANHNPQNLESWYFAIMAYNGTKAVNSPFYQATGKRNGTAYQEKVYQELSENGLVATNIKSIAMTKDDFYYDMNNTIKFKKKSLSLSKKATVSKELLKAGDVVTYTASGMRANPNTKATLIPTTLVDIMTIIGAPVYDKQKNSTNLFVWYPVRAVQKGKTISGYIASPYIRQS
- the imm47 gene encoding Imm47 family immunity protein → MPDNLRNSIWYGSKSSKEEIEELKQLLLKISTEKDCILVINELLKVGDFSAKGLLIQLLNSSEEENVLNLGVRLFCSILTHEDLLETGNFEFLSNASEDTISTFASCAIDTMSYNVIPLLLVLLEDWEDTNIEVEIRNTLEIYLNYTKDIGENASVEEIGQLYNNLLKSIDDSLYYYFSEPSFPGALAKELIQASVASMNQSRPLGRDLIPTLLSIWSGVKCPVEYNTVINDEKFKQLLNYVEDLSEMDWKSGGKYFYGHLLNS